Within Cellulophaga sp. L1A9, the genomic segment ACAACCAATTTAAAATTATTAAGTGGATTTCCACCGCCAGAATTTTATAGCATTTTTGAGCAAGAAAGCGATTGCCCTTTAGGAATCAATTGCTTTAAAGATTTTGAAGATGGATTGGCCTATGCTAAAAAAGTAAACAAACCTATTTTGTTAGATTTTACGGGCTGGGCTTGTGTAAACTGCCGTAAAATGGAAGAGAATGTGTGGAGTGATCCTGAGGTATTCCAAATTATCAATGACGATTATGTGTTAATATCCTTGTATATAGATGATCGTAAGGCATTGCCAGAATTAGAACAGTTTGATTATAAGTATGAAACTGGTCGTGTAAAAAGTATTGAAACTGTAGGGCAAAAGTGGGGCACTTTTCAAACCCTTAATTTTAATGCGGCATCGCAGCCCTATTACGTATTATTATCCCCTGAATTGGAGGTTTTAAATACGGCCATACAATATACAGATATAGAAACGTATAAAATTTGGCTTCAGGAAGGCTTAGATAATTTAAAATAATTTTAAACCATTATAAAATGGAGCAGCTCATCTTACTTAAGAATCCAAAAGTAGCATTAGTTTTTGAGGGGTATCCAGATCATATTAAATCCAAGCTAAATGCGCTAAGAGAGCTTATTTTAGAAGCAGCAAATGAACTTGAGAACGTGCAAGAGTTAGAAGAAACCCTGAAATGGGGAGAACCAAGTTATATTGCTAAGAAAGGGAGTACCATCCGTATGGACTGGAAAAGAAAAACTCCTGAACAATATGCCATATACTTTAAGTGTACGAGCCAATTAGTACCTACATTTAAAAAAGTTTTTCCAAATCAATTTAACTATGAAGGGAATAGAGCGCTGGTTTTTAAACTAGAAGAAGAAATCCCGGCACAAGCTTTAAAAACTTGTATTAAAGCAGCGTTGCAATATCATCAAGTAAAACACCTGCCAGATTTAGGAATTTAAAGCAAATAAAAAGGGGGATAATTAGCACGCTAATTATCCCCCTTTTTTAATAGTAAAGAGACGATACTACTATTTTGCTACAGCCAAGAAATTAGTATCTTCCTCTTGACCAACAACAGCGTCAAGAATTGCTAAAAATGACTCGTGTACAGTTTCTGCATCTAAAATATGTCCTTTCTTTTTAGCACTTTGAGCTAAAATATACCCTTGTTTAGCGGCTTCCATACGTTGTGCTGGCGTTCCGTGGTGACCATCACTTGTAAAACTACAATCTCCAATATTAAAGAATAAGGTTAGGAATTCTTCTGTGCTCTTCCAATTGTATGTTCCTCCTCTTTTATGAGTTAAGTAATATCCTGTAAAGAAATCAGCTTCTAATTCTGTAGTTCTGGTTGCTTCTGGAGCATTATCTGCAGCTCCATTAGGATACCAATTACCATTGTTAAATTGTATTTGATGTCCCCATTCATGTGCCATAATACCGGACCAAACCACTTTAGAATCTACACCTGCTTCAGCTGCTAGTTCTATTAATCCATCACCAATAACAATGATATCTCCTTGATCCAATTGGCCGTCTAAGGCAATAGCAAAGCCATCAAAAGAGACAAGAGGAGATTCAATTAAAAAAGTACTTTCAACATTAATGAAGTTTACAAAATAATCGGCATAAGATGCAGCATCTTCTTCAGGTAAACCATACCAGAATGTTAATATTTCAATGATCTTATCAGAATCATTTAATGTGCTATTGTGTTGCCCACGAACACTAACTTCGTTAGGCATATCCCAAAAACCTTCTAAACCTCGAGTGATCTTTGCAACGAGGTTGGTGTATTCTCCATGAGCACCAAAATACTGCTCGTTAGTATCGGTTAGGGAATAGTAAAAATTCATTTCTGCATATAAGTCATACCACTCGGCTCCTAAAGCATCGATATTACTAGAAACAGATTCATTTATGACCGTATTAAATAATGTAGGCGCACATGCGCTAGGCGTAATTACTTGAGAAAGCGTAAAAGGATTATCGTTAAAAACCTCAATGCCCTCCAGACTAACTGTGGGAGATAATTTTTCTAATGGCGAATTACTTTTACTAGTCGCAGAACTTTTTGCCACATTGAAAGATTCATCTATAGAAACGTTCATCTCATCCTTTTGACAAGATGCCAAGAGTAATCCGGCTGTAAGACTTAGAATAATTTTGTTTGCTTTAATTTTTATATTTAGTTTGATTTAGTGTTATTGTAAAAATAATACCAAATATTACAGACTATTATCATCAATTAAAAAATAATTTTTAAGTTGAGTCACTTAATTATGGAAATAAAAGAAATAAGCCCAAGTAGGTTTTAAAATAAAATAATAAATGAAAACTACGGAGCTAACGAATTTAATAAAGCATGAAAACTCGTCTTTAGCAGCTACTTTTAGGAATTATTTTTAATAACTTCCCTATGCCATTTAACACCGTTTTTGTTCAACTTGCCTATTATAATTTTAAAGATTGACATCATAGATTAAATTTATTCATTAAATCTCCCGTAAATTTTGAAAAAACTCAAGAATTTAATTCTAGTTACAATTACGCTTCTGTTAATTGTCGTAATCGGAATCGTTATTTTTATTTTATCCCTGAAGCCAAATTATAATGGGGAGCAAGAGTTGAAAAATTTAAAAACAGCCGTGAATGTGTATTATGATTCGTATGGCATTCCACATATTTACGGACAATCAGAAGAGGATGCCTTTAGAACCTTAGGTTATGTGCATGCACAAGACCGTTTATGGCAAATGGAACTCTTACGTAGAATTGCTCCTGGCCGATTGTCTGAAGTGTTTGGGAAAGATATGATCACAACAGATAAGTTTCTTATTTCTTTAGGAATAGATGAAGCTTCAGAAGAAACAGTAGCTAATTTAGATACGAACGATGAAAGTATACGTTTGACCATGGCATACTTAGAAGGGGTTAATGCCTTTATTGCAAACGGACCCACTCCTGCAGAATTTTATTTAACTGGGATTGATAAAACTCCTTTTGTTTTAAAGGACGTTTACAATACAATTGGTTATATGGCTTTTAGTTTTGCCATGGCTCATAAGACCGATCCATTACTAACTACTATTAAAGAGAAACTGGGACCTCAATATTTAAAAGATTTAGAAATAGATGTAAATCCATCATTAGCCCTTATTTCTAATTATCCGGGGGACCAACAAATTTTAAAAAACACGGTTTCTGAAATAGCGTTACAAGCCCTAGAAAAATTACCGGTACCTATGTTTGAAGGGAGTAATAGTTGGGTGCTTTCTCCTGAAAAAACAAAAAACGGACACGTTATTTTTGCCAATGATCCTCATATTGGGTTTTCGCAACCTTCCGTTTGGTATGAAGCACATGTAAGCACCCCTACTTATGAGAAATATGGGTATCATTTAGCAGGTGTCCCCTTTCCGTTATTGGGTCACGACAAAAATTTGGCCTATGGTTTAACTATGTTTGAGAATGATGATGTTGATTTTTATTACGAAGAAGAACACCCAACAGATAAAAGTAAGTACAAATACAAAGGGGAGTGGAAGAGTTTTGAAAGCATCACCAAAACAATAAAAGTTAAAGATGCAGAGGCTATTCAGTTCACCTATAAAAAAACAATTCATGGTCCTGTATTAAACGGAATAGCAGATCAAATTGTAGGGGATAAACCTATTGCAATGTCTTGGGTTTATACGAAAGTTGAAAACAAAACCTTAAAAGCCTATAATGGAATTGTGCATGCAAAGGGTTTGAATGATTTTAAAAAATCATTAGCAGATATTCATGCGCCAGGATTAAACATTATGTATGGAGATGCTAAAGGAAATGTAGCTTGGTTTGCTACCGCCAAATTGTATCAAATGCCAGACAGTGTAAACACAAAGTTTGTTTTAGAAGGGAGTACAGGAGCACAAGAACCTATAAAATATTTAGCTTTTAAGGAGAATCCGCATGCTATTAATCCTCCTTGGAAATATGTGTATTCTGCAAATAACCAGCCAGATTCTATCTTAGGAAAAATTTACCCAGGATATTATTTGCCAGAAAATAGAGCAAAGCGGATAACGCAACTTATTGATGCTAAAAATGATTGGAGCAAACAAGATGTTGCTAAAATGATTACCGATGTTACATCAAGCGAAAATCCTACAATTGTGAATAACCTTATAGAGGAATTGGATACTGAAAATCTCTCTAAAAACCAGGTGGATTTAATAACACAGTTGAAAAGTTGGAAAGGAGAAGCTACGCTTGAGAGTGTAGAAACTACAATGTACCACCGTTGGATCTATTTCTTTATAAAAAATACTTTTGCTGATGAGTTAAATGAAGCGCAGTTTACCACATTTTTGGGAACGCATTTCTTTAAAAGAACCATTGCCCCAATGGCAGAAAAAAAAGAATCTATTTGGTGGGATGATATTTCTACTCCCGAAAAAGAAACTAAAAAAACAATAGTCAATACCTCTTTTCAACAGGCTTATGCCGCTTTAGAAAAATCATTTGGAGAAGATACACAGGAATGGACATGGAATAAAGTGCATTCTATAGAGCATCCACACCCAATTGGACAGGTAGAAGCCTTGCGTAGTTATTTTAATGTAGGTCCTTTTGAAGTAAACGGTACTCGAGAAGTGATTAATAATTTATCTTTTTCGTATACTGAAGACGGCCTTTATAAAGTTTCATCGGGACCATCAACACGTAGAGTTATAGATTTTTCAGATATAGAAAACAGCATAAGTATTCTGCCTACTGGACAATCGGGTAATATGCTAAGCAATCATTATCAAGATCAAGCGAAAATGTATGTAAAAGGAGAATTTCGTAAGATGATGATGAATAAAGAAGAGATTAAATCTTCTGCAGAATCTGTTCTAATCTTCAAGCCTTTAGAGGATTAATTATAGAGAATAAAAGTATGTCTAATTATTTTCCTATTTTTAAGGAAAATAATCTAAATGCTTACAAAGGTTTATGGTAGTGCAGTTTTTGGTGTAGAAGCTACAACTATTACAGTAGAAGTCAACGTGGATAAAGGAATTGGCTATCATCTAGTAGGGCTACCCGATAATGCTATAAAAGAGAGTAATTATAGAATTGCAGCGGCATTGCAGAACAATGGATACAAAATTCCTGGAAAAAAGCTCACCATTAATATGGCGCCTGCAGATTTACGTAAGGAAGGTTCTGCTTATGACTTAACCTTAGCATTAGGGATTTTAACCGCATCTGGACAAATAAAATCAGATAATATAGAGAAATATATCATCATGGGAGAAATCTCACTAGATGGTAGTTTACAACCTATAAAGGGTGCTTTACCTATAGCGATAAAAGCGAAGGAAGAAGGATATAAAGGATTTATTCTACCGAAAGATAATGCACGGGAGGCTGCCATTGTAAGTGATTTAGAAGTTTATGGCGTAGATAATATAAAAGAGGTAATTGAATATTTTGATATTGGAAAACCATTAGAACAAACGATTATTGATACGCGTAAAGAGTTTTATAAATCTTTAGATTTTCCTGAATTTGATTTCTCCGATGTAAAAGGGCAAGAAAGTATTAAACGTTGCATGGAAATTGCCGCTGCAGGCGGACATAATATTATTCTAATAGGTCCACCAGGAGCGGGAAAAACAATGTTAGCAAAACGATTACCGTCTATTTTACCTCCCATGACACTTCATGAAGCATTAGAAACTACTAAAATACATAGTGTCGTTGGAAAAACGAAGAATATGGGATTAATGAATCAACGTCCATTTAGGAGTCCTCATCATACTATTTCAGACGTCGCACTTGTGGGCGGAGGAGCATACCCACAACCGGGAGAAATATCCTTATCGCACAATGGGGTTTTATTTTTAGACGAATTGCCAGAATTTAAACGAGGCGTTTTAGAAGTAATGCGTCAACCTTTAGAAGATCGAGAAGTGACCATTTCTAGAGCCCGTTTTACAGTAACCTACCCGAGTAGTTTTATGTTGGTGGCTAGTATGAACCCTAGTCCTGGAGGGTACTTTAATGATCCAGATGCTCCAGTAACCTCTTCACCTGCAGAGATGCAACGGTATTTGAGTAAAATATCAGGTCCTTTATTAGACCGTATAGATATACATATTGAAGTGACACCAGTTCCTTTTGATAAATTATCGGAAGAGCGAAAAGGAGAGGGGAGTGTAGAAATAAGAAAGCGAGTAACTGCGGCTCGAGAATTGCAAACCCTGCGCTTTCAAGAAATGGAAAACGTACACTACAATGCGCAAATGAATACCAAACATATACGGAAGTATTGCAAAATGGATGATGCTTCTAAACAGTTGCTAAAAAATGCCATGGAACGCTTAAATCTATCTGCTAGAGCCTATGACAGGATTCTGAAAGTAGCAAGAACCATCGCGGATTTAGATGCAGCGGAAGCTGTAACAGGCACTCATATTGCAGAAGCCATTCAGTACAGAAGTTTAGATCGTGAAGGTTGGCTTGGCTAATATTAAAGTAACTATGGGGAATAGCATAATTAAGATTTGATAAAAAACCTGTCTAAGAATTTAAAAATCTAATCGCTATTTTTTCGAAATATATCAAATGAAAACAAAACAGTACTATAATCTTTTTGTGTGTTTCTTAAAAATAGGTCGACTTCATTAACAGTTAACGGATGGATTGTAGTTTTAAAATTCAATACTGAAATTCTTAGCGCTAATCAATGTTACATCAAGTTTTTAATATATCTTTTGGGTATAAAAATAAGGTATGGGCAAATATTTCATGGTATTAGTATTCTTAATAGGAATAAAAACTTCACAAGCACAAAATATTTCGGCATCTGAATTGTTGGATAATGCTATAGCTTATCACGATCCAAATGGTCTTTGGGGCGTATTTCAAGGAAAATTATTTATTACCATGAGTTATCCCGATGGAAGGGAAAGGCTCAGTGAGGTTGAAATTGACTTACCAAAACAACACTTTGAGATCACTTCCACAACAGAGGGTACTATCATTAAACAAACCATAGATAAAGAAGAGTGCACACTAAAGTTAAACGGGAGTACGACCATATCAGAGGAGGATATGAAGACACATCGGTTGAGCTGTGAGCGTGCAAATTTTATGAAGAACTATTATCTCTATTTATATGGTCTTCCAATGAAATTAAAAGATCCTGGTACTCATTTGGATTCTAAAGTACAGACAAAAACATTTAAAGGTAAAGAATACTTGATGCTAAAAGTTACGTATGATAAAAGTGTAGGAAAAGATGTTTGGTATTTCTATTTTGATCCTACGAGCTATGCTATGGAGGTGTATCAATTTTTTCATGATGAGTCTAAAAATGATGGGGAATACATCCTTTTAAGCGGATTAGAAAATGTGGGTACTATTAAAATGCCAAAAGTCCGAGCGTGGTATTATAATAAAGATGATAAACATTTAGGTACAGACACACTTACTAAGACTTTAGCACTAGATTAGAAGGATGCATAAACAACGATTCAAATGGTTTTTTGTCTATCTAAAAAAGTAGCAAGAAAAATAGTCAATTTTAGATGCTTCGGAAACACTAACAAGAACCCATATCGCAGAAACGATACGGTATAAAAGTTTAAATCATAAAGGATGGTTGGGGTATTTAAAAAAATTATATACTATTCATACTATATTGAAGCCAATTTTCGTCTTTCTCAAATGATAGTTTCTTTATTTCTTTCGCCGTTTTATAAGAGCATCTTAGGATAAATTTTTTTAAGTATAGATTCAGCTTTAATTTTACTTGTATCTGGTGCTGATTTTGATTTTAATAACTCTAAATTTTTTACCAATTACAGATAATTCTTTTCGTTTTTTGAATTATTAGAAATCACTTCCATTAGCTGGTTCAAAAGATTGGTACATTTAAACTAAGAATTATTAATTGAAGCACCAGTTAATTGCGAGTTATTTAGAATTATTTTCCTGTTTATTTATTATTGTATTCTTTTCACCAGCAGATATAAAAAAATTAGGCTCCTTACTACTTAAAAGTTTAGTCACATTTTTAAGAAAATCATTATCTGATATAGAACTAATTAATTAGTAATGAATTTCTGTTATTTGAATAAATTAATTTGGATATGGGTTTAACGCTTCTACTAAGTGGTATTTACTATTTTTTAAAAAATAAGGTATAGTTAAGAATCCATGAAAATAATATAAATCCTCCTAAAATTAGTGAGAATATAAAACTAGGAGTTTCACTAAAGGCTGCTTTATCTTGTAAAACTTTCACTTTAATTTTAGCTCCTAATTCATATTTAGCAGTACCAGAAATAAGTTCTATATGTTTTTGGGATTGCGAAGATGTATCAATAATCGTTAAAGTATGATAATAACCATAACCTCTTTTTTGTAGCCTAAAAGAATCTACTTTTATTACAGTTGAATTTTGAGATTCTCCAAAATAGCTTATCCAAAATTTGTCTTGAGTATGATATTTAAAATTAATAAATAGTGCAACTATTGTAAAAACAATTACTAAGATAGAAGATAGCTTAAAGACTTTTTTTTTACTCATTTAATTATGAATGTTTATAAAACCCTATCCAATTCTTATGAAAATATTGGAATACCATAAAGTAACAATTTTATGGGCACTAGGACTATCACTTAAAAAAAATTCATAAAGAAAGTCAGTATGGAAAAGCAAGTTTGTTTTTTGTGATTAAATAATGTTTAACTATTTTCGAGATAAGATCTACTCTAGAATTATAAAGGCAAAAACGTATGTTAATGCCTTTAAAATATTTTATAAGGAGCATACTTTATCAACCTAGATTAGTAACCAAAAGCTTAAATTGTTTTAATATTCGCTTTTAAGCCTTCTACAATTCCTTCAATATTATTTACAGTTTCTTTGAGGTAATATTTTATGACGACATCGGGTATTCGAATTGTGGTGAATCCATTTTTAAAAGAATGCATTGCTTCTTCTAAATCCATAATCGCTTGTTCATGCGTAATGGTATTGTATTCCGTATCAATCTCAATATTGAGTTTTACACGAGAAATAGCTAAATCCACAGATTTCTTACCATCCCACCATTCTAACATGGATGGGATGCCAATTGCTTTTAAGCCGTAGTATAGTTTGATAGCTTCAATTGGAGTCTTTTTGGTATTTACCAATTTATCCATGCGTCCCTTATGCTGTTTACAAAGTTCAACTCCGTAAATATCAAAAGAATTTTTATGATCTATATAACTAAGTCCTTTATTACATTCTAGACAGTTCATTTAATTAAGTAGGTTAATAGGTATTCGGGATTATTATAACAGTATCTTTTTTCAAATAGTATATGAACATTTCAAGTTTTAGACGTATGACCATTTTTTAGACGAACTACACTATCCATGTACCATTCAACGATGCTTTTATTCGTAGAATTTCTAAAAATTTAACTTTAAGTCTCTATATTTACTTCTTATCAAATTATAATTGAAAAATAGAATTTCAATGATTCAAAAATCACAAATACTTGCAATTGCTTTTCTTCTTTTGTTCTCCTGTAAAGAAGAACCTAAACCATTGATAACGTCAGAACAAGCGACCATGGAGCTTCCTGAATTATCGTTTAAAGAAGCCAATAGATTAGCGAACCTGCCTTTAGAGTGTTTACAAGTAGAATATCCTAATAAACTTAATCAATCGCTTTCAGATGCTACACAGCTTCAAGGGCCCAAGTCGTTGCATCCTGCATTTTATGGTTGCTATGATTGGCATTCCTCTGTGCATGGTCATTGGTCGTTAGTTTCATTATTAAAACAATTCCCGAGCTTGCATCAAGCAGCTATAATCCGGCAAAAATTAATTACTAATATCTCTAAAGAACATATAGAAGCAGAAATTGCTTATTTTAAAATAGAAGGCAATAGTTCTTATGAACGCACATACGGCTGGGCTTGGGTTTTAAAGTTAGCCGAAGAAATTCATACTTGGAACGATCCTCTGGCTCGGGATTTGGAAAAGAATTTACAACCCTTAACCAATTTGATTATTGATTCCTATATTGAATTTCTTCCGAAACTTAACTATCCTATTCGCGTAGGAGAACACAGCAATACTGCTTTTGGTCTTTCGCTAGCTTATGATTACGCAAATACTATGGAGAATGAAACTTTTATGGCAGCCATAAAAGATACTGCTATTCGTTTTTATGCAGATGATAGTGATTGTCCATTACAATGGGAGCCTAGTGGTTTTGATTTCTTATCACCTTGTTTAGAAGAAGCCAATCTAATGCGGAAGATATATGCAGAAGATGAATTTAAAATTTGGTTTGATACCTTTTTACCAGAACTTACAGATCCAGATTTTCAATTATCACCCGGATTGGTTTCAGATAGAACAGATGGTAAATTGGTGCATTTAGACGGTCTTAATTTTAGCCGTGCTTGGTGCTTGTATGGCATTGCCGAAAGCTTACCGGAATA encodes:
- a CDS encoding YifB family Mg chelatase-like AAA ATPase, whose protein sequence is MLTKVYGSAVFGVEATTITVEVNVDKGIGYHLVGLPDNAIKESNYRIAAALQNNGYKIPGKKLTINMAPADLRKEGSAYDLTLALGILTASGQIKSDNIEKYIIMGEISLDGSLQPIKGALPIAIKAKEEGYKGFILPKDNAREAAIVSDLEVYGVDNIKEVIEYFDIGKPLEQTIIDTRKEFYKSLDFPEFDFSDVKGQESIKRCMEIAAAGGHNIILIGPPGAGKTMLAKRLPSILPPMTLHEALETTKIHSVVGKTKNMGLMNQRPFRSPHHTISDVALVGGGAYPQPGEISLSHNGVLFLDELPEFKRGVLEVMRQPLEDREVTISRARFTVTYPSSFMLVASMNPSPGGYFNDPDAPVTSSPAEMQRYLSKISGPLLDRIDIHIEVTPVPFDKLSEERKGEGSVEIRKRVTAARELQTLRFQEMENVHYNAQMNTKHIRKYCKMDDASKQLLKNAMERLNLSARAYDRILKVARTIADLDAAEAVTGTHIAEAIQYRSLDREGWLG
- a CDS encoding DUF2891 domain-containing protein translates to MIQKSQILAIAFLLLFSCKEEPKPLITSEQATMELPELSFKEANRLANLPLECLQVEYPNKLNQSLSDATQLQGPKSLHPAFYGCYDWHSSVHGHWSLVSLLKQFPSLHQAAIIRQKLITNISKEHIEAEIAYFKIEGNSSYERTYGWAWVLKLAEEIHTWNDPLARDLEKNLQPLTNLIIDSYIEFLPKLNYPIRVGEHSNTAFGLSLAYDYANTMENETFMAAIKDTAIRFYADDSDCPLQWEPSGFDFLSPCLEEANLMRKIYAEDEFKIWFDTFLPELTDPDFQLSPGLVSDRTDGKLVHLDGLNFSRAWCLYGIAESLPEYAHLKTIATTHINYSLPNIVDDNYSGTHWLGSFALYALNHTK
- a CDS encoding DUF1801 domain-containing protein — translated: MEQLILLKNPKVALVFEGYPDHIKSKLNALRELILEAANELENVQELEETLKWGEPSYIAKKGSTIRMDWKRKTPEQYAIYFKCTSQLVPTFKKVFPNQFNYEGNRALVFKLEEEIPAQALKTCIKAALQYHQVKHLPDLGI
- a CDS encoding DUF6503 family protein, which gives rise to MGKYFMVLVFLIGIKTSQAQNISASELLDNAIAYHDPNGLWGVFQGKLFITMSYPDGRERLSEVEIDLPKQHFEITSTTEGTIIKQTIDKEECTLKLNGSTTISEEDMKTHRLSCERANFMKNYYLYLYGLPMKLKDPGTHLDSKVQTKTFKGKEYLMLKVTYDKSVGKDVWYFYFDPTSYAMEVYQFFHDESKNDGEYILLSGLENVGTIKMPKVRAWYYNKDDKHLGTDTLTKTLALD
- a CDS encoding penicillin acylase family protein, coding for MKKLKNLILVTITLLLIVVIGIVIFILSLKPNYNGEQELKNLKTAVNVYYDSYGIPHIYGQSEEDAFRTLGYVHAQDRLWQMELLRRIAPGRLSEVFGKDMITTDKFLISLGIDEASEETVANLDTNDESIRLTMAYLEGVNAFIANGPTPAEFYLTGIDKTPFVLKDVYNTIGYMAFSFAMAHKTDPLLTTIKEKLGPQYLKDLEIDVNPSLALISNYPGDQQILKNTVSEIALQALEKLPVPMFEGSNSWVLSPEKTKNGHVIFANDPHIGFSQPSVWYEAHVSTPTYEKYGYHLAGVPFPLLGHDKNLAYGLTMFENDDVDFYYEEEHPTDKSKYKYKGEWKSFESITKTIKVKDAEAIQFTYKKTIHGPVLNGIADQIVGDKPIAMSWVYTKVENKTLKAYNGIVHAKGLNDFKKSLADIHAPGLNIMYGDAKGNVAWFATAKLYQMPDSVNTKFVLEGSTGAQEPIKYLAFKENPHAINPPWKYVYSANNQPDSILGKIYPGYYLPENRAKRITQLIDAKNDWSKQDVAKMITDVTSSENPTIVNNLIEELDTENLSKNQVDLITQLKSWKGEATLESVETTMYHRWIYFFIKNTFADELNEAQFTTFLGTHFFKRTIAPMAEKKESIWWDDISTPEKETKKTIVNTSFQQAYAALEKSFGEDTQEWTWNKVHSIEHPHPIGQVEALRSYFNVGPFEVNGTREVINNLSFSYTEDGLYKVSSGPSTRRVIDFSDIENSISILPTGQSGNMLSNHYQDQAKMYVKGEFRKMMMNKEEIKSSAESVLIFKPLED